A single region of the Salmo salar chromosome ssa16, Ssal_v3.1, whole genome shotgun sequence genome encodes:
- the LOC106573200 gene encoding CCR4-NOT transcription complex subunit 1 isoform X19: MNLDSLSLALSQISYLVDNLTKKNYRASQQEIQHIVNRHGPEADRHLLRCLFSHVDFSGDGKSSGKDFHQFLIQECVSLISKPNFISTLCYAIDNPLHYQKSLKPSSHLFTQLSKVLKLSKVQEVIFGLALLNSCNADLRGFAAQFVKQKLPDLLRSYVDADLGVNQEGGFQDIAIEVLHLLLSHLLFGQKGASGVGQEQIDAFLKTLCRDFPQARCPVVLAPLLYPEKRDILMDRILPDSGELAKTMMESSLAEFMQEVGYGFCASLDECRNIILQYGVREVTASQVARVLGMMARTHSGLSDGIPLQSISAPGSGIWSDGKDKSDGSQAHTWNVEVLIDVVKEVNPNLNFKEVTYELDHPGFMIRDSKGLQMVVYGIQRGLGMEVFPVDLIYRPWKHAEGQLSFIQHSLMSPDVFCFADYPCHTVAIDILKAPPEDDNREIATWKSLDLVESLLRLSEVGQYEQVKQLFSFPIKHCPDMLVLALLQISTSWHTLRHELISTLMPIFLGNHPNSAIILHYAWHGQGQSPSIRQLIMHSMAEWYMRGEQYDQAKLSRILDVAQDLKSLSMLLNGTPFAFVIDLAALASRREYLKLDKWLTDKIREHGEPFIQACVTFLKRRCPSIMGGLAPEKDQPKSAQLPPETMATMLGCLQACAGSVSQELSETILTMVANCSNVMNKARQPPPGVMPKGRAPSTSSLDAISPVQMDPLTAMGSLNLSSSATSHTQSMQGFPTPLGSAFSNPQSPAKAFPPLSNPNPSTPFGGIGSLSSQLGPLGSGIGSGLGMPAVSSDPFGTRKMSTPGLNPTTFQQTDLSQVWPEANQHFSKEIDDEANSYFQRIYNHPPHPTMSVDEVLEMLQRFKDSTIKREREVFNCMLRNLFEEYRFFPQYPDKELHITACLFGGIIEKGLVTYMALGLALRYVLEALRKPFGSKMYYFGIAALDRFKNRLKDYPQYCQHLASIGHFLQFPLHLQECVQYIEYGQQSRDPPVKMQGSITTPGSLALAQAQAQSQPPKAPQPGQPSTLVTTATATTTVAKTTTITRPTPGSFKKDVPPSINTTNIDTLLVATDQTERIVEPPENVQEKIAFIFNNLSQSNMTQKVEELKETVKEEFMPWVSQYLVMKRVSIEPNFHSLYSNFLDTLKNPEFVKMVLNETYRNIKVLLTSDKAAANFSDRSLLKNLGHWLGMITLAKNKPILYTDLEVKSLLLEAYVKGQQELLYVVPFVAKVLESSLRSVIFRPQNPWTMAIMNVLAELHTEHDLKLNLKFEIEVLCKNLSLDINDLKPGTLLKDKDKLKSLEEQLSAPKKEAKPPEEMIPIVSTGIQHFQTGMPLVGDFLPFAAAPSTPAPTTTCSATGPPTPQFSYHDINVYALAGLAPHINININIPLLQAHPQLKQCVRQSIERAVQELVHPVVDRSIKIAMTTCEQIVRKDFALDSEESRMRVAAHHMMRNLTAGMAMITCREPLLMSIATNLKNSFAAALRAPTPQQREMMEEAAARVAQDNCELACCFIQKTAVEKAGPEMDKRLATEFELRKHARQEGRRYCDPVVLTYQAERMPEQIRLKVGGVDPKQLAVYEEFARNVPGFLPSNDLSQPTGFLAQPMKQQAWATDDVAQIYDKCMADLEQHLHAIPPALAMNPQTQALRSLLEAVALARNSRDGIAALGLLQKAVEGLLDATSGADADLLLRYRECHLLVLKALQDGRAYGPLWCNKQITRCLIECRDEYKYNVEAVELLIRNHLVNMQQYDLHLAQSMENGLHYMAVAFAMQLVKLLLVDERSVSHITEADLFHTIETLMRTSAHSRANAPEGLPQLMDVVRSNYEAMIDRAHGGPNFMMHSGISQASEYDDPPGLREKAEYLLREWVNLYHSAAAGRDSTKAFSAFVGQMHQQGILKTDDLITRFFRLCTEMCVEISYRAQAEQQHNPAASAAIIRAKCYHNLDAFVRLIALLVKHSGEATNTVTKINLLNKVLGIVVGVLIQDHDVRQTEFQQLPYHRIFIMLLLELNAPEHVLETINFQTLTAFCNTFHILRPTKAPGFVYAWLELISHRIFIARMLAHTPQQKGWPMYAQLLIDLFKYLAPFLRNVELNKPMQILYKGTLRVLLVLLHDFPEFLCDYHYGFCDVIPPNCIQLRNLILSAFPRNMRLPDPFTPNLKVDMLSEINIAPRILTNFTGVMPSQFKKDLDSYLKTRSPVTFLSELRSNLQVSNEPGNRYNIQLINALVLYVGTQAIAHIHNKGSTPSMSTITHSAHMDIFQNLAVDLDTEGRYLFLNAIANQLRYPNSHTHYFSCTMLYLFAEANTEAIQEQITRVLLERLIVNRPHPWGLLITFIELIKNPAFKFWSHDFVHCAPEIEKLFQSVAQCCMGQKQAQQVMEGTGAS; the protein is encoded by the exons ATGAATCTTGACTCGCTCTCGCTGGCTTTGTCTCAAATCAGCTACCTGGTGGACAATTTAACAAAGAAAAACTACAGAGCCAGCCAGCAGGAAATACAGCAT ATTGTGAATCGTCACGGCCCTGAGGCGGACAGGCATTTATTACGCTGTCTCTTCTCCCATGTGGATTTCAGTGGTGATGGTAAAAGCAGTGGCAAAGATTTTCATCAG TTTCTGATCCAGGAGTGTGTTTCACTGATTTCAAAGCCTAATTTTATTTCAACACTTTGCTACGCCATCGACAATCCTTTGCACTACCAGAAG AGTTTGAAGCCGTCGTCCCACTTGTTTACTCAGTTGAGTAAAGTTCTCAAGCTAAGCAAGGTTCAAGAA GTGATATTTGGCCTTGCTTTGCTCAATTCGTGCAACGCAGACCTTCGTGGTTTTG CCGCGCAGTTCGTCAAACAAAAGCTCCCTGATCTCCTCCGCTCGTACGTGGACGCGGACCTTGGCGTTAACCAGGAAGGTGGCTTCCAAGATATTGCCATAGAGGTCCTGCACCTGCTCCTCTCCCATCTTCTGTTTGGCCAGAAGGGAGCCAGTGGCGTCGGACAAGAGCAGATTGACGCTTTCCTCAAGACACTGTGCAGAG ATTTCCCGCAGGCGCGCTGCCCTGTGGTGCTTGCACCGCTGCTGTACCCTGAAAAACGGGACATTCTGATGGACAGGATTCTGCCAGACTCGGGAGAGTTAGCCAAGACCATGATGGAGAGTTCTCTTGCAGAGTTCATGCAGGAAGTTGGCTATGGCTTTTGTGCAAG TCTTGATGAATGCCGCAACATAATTCTGCAGTATGGGGTGCGAGAGGTTACTGCCAGCCAGGTGGCCAGGGTCCTGGGGATGATGGCTCGTACCCACTCTGGCTTGTCTGATGGAATCCCCCTACAG TCCATCTCTGCTCCGGGCAGTGGCATTTGGAGTGATGGAAAGGACAAAAGTGATGGTTCTCAGGCCCACACTTGGAATGTAGAAGTTCTGATTGACGTGGTCAAAGAAGTT AACCCCAATCTCAACTTCAAAGAGGTGACCTACGAGCTCGATCACCCTGGCTTTATGATCCGGGACAGTAAGGGACTTCAGATGGTGGTGTATGGGATCCAGAGGGGCCTGGGTATGGAGGTGTTCCCTGTCGATCTCATCTACCGGCCCTGGAAGCATGCTGAGGGACAG CTGTCATTCATTCAGCACTCCCTCATGAGCCCAGATGTGTTCTGCTTCGCTGACTACCCCTGCCACACTGTAGCCATCGACATACTGAAGGCGCCACCCGAGGACGATAACAGGGAGATAGCCACCTG GAAGAGCCTGGACCTGGTGGAGAGCCTCCTGCGCCTCTCTGAGGTGGGCCAGTACGAGCAGGTGAAGCAGCTCTTCAGTTTCCCCATCAAACACTGTCCTGACATGTTGGTGCTGGCACTGCTGCAGATCAGCACCTCTTGGCACACCCTGCGCCATGAGCTCATCTCCACCCTCATGCCCATCTTCCTGGGCAACCACCCCAACTCCGCCATCATCTTGCACTACGCGTGGCACGGACAGGGCCAGTCCCCCTCTATCCGTCAGCTGATCATGCACTCGATGGCAGAGTGGTACATGAGAGGAGAGCAGTACGACCAGGCCAAGCTGTCCCGCATCCTGGATGTGGCCCAGGACTTGAAG tctctttcaATGCTGCTAAATGGTACTCCATTTGCCTTTGTTATTGACCTTGCTGCACTTGCCTCTCGCCGTGAATACCTCAAACTTGACAAATGGCTGACTGACAAAATCCGAGAGCACGGG GAGCCCTTCATCCAGGCATGTGTAACGTTCCTGAAAAGACGCTGTCCCTCTATTATGGGTGGTCTTGCCCCAGAGAAGGACCAGCCCAAAAGCGCCCAGCTTCCCCCGGAAACGATGGCTACCATGCTGGGCTGTCTGCAGGCCTGTGCAGG GAGTGTGTCTCAAGAGCTCTCTGAGACTATCTTGACCATGGTTGCCAACTGTAGCAACGTCATGAACAAAGCCCGCCAGCCACCACCGGGGGTCATGCCAAAGGGACGTGCTCCCAGCACCAGCAGTCTAGACGCCATTTCCCCTGTGCAG ATGGATCCCCTGACAGCCATGGGTTCGCTGAACCTGAGCAGCTCTGccacctctcacacacagagcatgCAGGGCTTCCCTACCCCGCTGGGCTCTGCCTTCAGCAACCCCCAGTCCCCAGCTAAGGCCTTCCCTCCACtgtccaaccccaaccccagcaCACCATTTGGGGGGATTGGGAGCCTCTCTTCACAGCTAG GTCCTCTGGGATCAGGCATTGGTTCTGGTCTTGGAATGCCAGCGGTGAGCAGCGATCCGTTTGGGACGAGGAAGATGAGCACACCGGGCCTGAATCCGACCACCTTTCAGCAGA CTGACCTATCTCAGGTGTGGCCCGAGGCTAACCAGCACTTTAGTAAGGAGATTGACGATGAGGCTAACAGTTACTTCCAGCGCATCTACAACCACCCCCCACACCCCACCATGTCTGTTGATGAG GTGCTGGAGATGTTACAGAGGTTCAAGGACTCCACCATCAAGCGAGAGCGGGAGGTCTTTAACTGTATGCTGAGGAATTTGTTCGAGGAGTACCGTTTCTTCCCCCAGTACCCCGACAAGGAGCTGCACATCACCGCCTGCCTGTTCGGGGGGATCATCGAGAAGGGTCTTGTCACATACATGGCCCTTGGACTGGCCCTCAGATATGTCCTTGAAGCCTTAAGGAAGCCATTTGGATCCAAAATGTATTACTTTGGAATCGCTGCTCTAGATAGATTCAAAAATAG GCTGAAGGACTATCCACAATATTGTCAGCACTTGGCCTCGATCGGCCACTTTCTGCAATTCCCCCTTCATTTACAAGAG TGCGTGCAGTATATCGAGTATGGCCAACAGTCACGGGATCCTCCAGTGAAGATGCAAGGATCCATCACCACCCCTGGAAGCCTGGCGTTGGCTCAAGCTCAGGCCCAGTCTCAGCCTCCCAAAGCCCCCCAGCCTGGACAGCCCAGCACCCTGGTCACCACAGCTACCGCCACCACCACTGTCGCCAAAACCACTACCATCACCCGACCTACCCCTGGCAGCTTCAAGAAGGATGTGCCG CCCTCCATCAACACCACAAACATTGACACTCTGCTGGTAGCAACAGACCAAACTGAGAGGATTGTGGAACCCCCAGAAAATGTTCAAGAGAAAATTGCTTTTATCTTCAATAACCTGTCACAATCCAACATGACACAGAAG GTTGAGGAGTTAAAGGAAACTGTGAAAGAGGAGTTTATGCCCTGGGTCTCCCAGTATCTTGTCATGAAGAGGGTCAGCATCGAGCCCAACTTCCACAGCCTATACTCCAACTTTCTAGACACCCTGAAGAACCCTGAGTTTGTCAAAATGGTTCTGAATGAAACTTACAGAAACATCAAG GTTCTCCTTACCTCTGATAAGGCAGCTGCAAACTTCTCTGATCGATCCCTACTGAAGAATTTGGGCCACTGGCTTGGCATGATCACTCTGGCTAAAAACAAGCCCATCCTGTACACG GATTTGGAGGTGAAATCCCTGTTGTTAGAAGCCTATGTCAAGGGGCAGCAGGAGCTACTGTATGTGGTCCCGTTTGTAGCCAAAGTCCTGGAATCCAGTTTGCGTAGCGTG ATCTTCCGACCTCAGAATCCCTGGACCATGGCCATCATGAATGTTCTGGCAGAGTTGCATACGGAACATGATCTGAAG CTGAACTTAAAGTTTGAGATTGAGGTGCTGTGTAAGAACTTATCACTGGACATCAACGACCTGAAGCCTGGCACCCTGCTGAAAGACAAAGACAAGTTGAAGAGTCTGGAGGAGCAGCTCTCTGCACCAAAGAAAGAGGCCAAGCCCCCTGAAGAAATGATCCCTATTGTTAGCACAGGTATCCAGCACTTTCAAACTGGGATGCCCCTTGTCG GAGACTTTCTTCCATTTGCAGCTGCACCATCCACTCCCGCCCCGACCACCACTTGCTCAGCTACTGGGCCCCCTACCCCGCAGTTTAGCTATCATGACATCAATGTGTACGCCCTTGCAGGGCTAGCCCCTCACATCAATATCAACATCAAC ATCCCCTTGCTTCAAGCCCACCCTCAGCTCAAGCAGTGTGTGAGACAGTCCATTGAGCGGGCTGTGCAAGAGCTCGTCCACCCCGTAGTGGACCGCTCCATCAAGATCGCCATGACCACCTGCGAGCAGATCGTCAGGAAGGACTTTGCTCTGGACTCGGAGGAGTCGCGCATGCGTGTGGCAGCTCATCATATGATGCGCAACCTGACTGCCGGCATGGCCATGATCACCTGCCGGGAGCCCCTGCTCATGAGCATCGCCACCAACCTGAAGAACAGCTTTGCCGCTGCCCTCCGG GCCCCCACCCCCcagcagagagagatgatggaggAGGCTGCTGCCAGGGTCGCCCAGGACAACTGTGAGCTGGCCTGCTGCTTCATCCAGaagactgcagtggagaaggctGGCCCAGAGATGGACAAGAGGCTGGCGACG GAGTTTGAGCTGAGGAAGCACGCCCGCCAGGAGGGCCGTCGCTACTGTGACCCCGTTGTGCTGACCTACCAGGCCGAGCGCATGCCAGAGCAGATCAGACTCAAG GTTGGAGGCGTAGACCCCAAACAGCTGGCGGTGTATGAGGAGTTTGCCCGGAATGTTCCAGGCTTCCTACCAAGCAACGACCTGTCTCAGCCCACAGGATTCCTTGCCCAGCCCATGAAG caacaggcaTGGGCCACGGACGACGTGGCTCAGATCTATGACAAGTGCATGGCAGACCTGGAGCAGCACCTCCACGCCATCCCTCCAGCGCTGGCCATGAACCCTCAGACCCAGGCTTTGCGCAGCCTGCTGGAGGCCGTGGCCCTAGCCAGGAACTCCCGGGACGGCATCGCCGCTCTGGGTCTGCTGCAGAAG gCTGTGGAGGGTCTGCTGGATGCTACCAGTGGTGCCGATGCTGACTTGCTTCTGCGGTACAGAGAGTGCCACCTGCTGGTGCTCAAAGCCCTCCAGGACGGCCGGGCATACGGGCCACTGTGGTGCAACAAGCAGATTACCAG GTGCCTGATTGAGTGCCGTGATGAGTACAAGTACAACGTTGAGGCTGTGGAGCTGCTGATCAGAAACCACCTGGTCAACATGCAGCAGTATGACCTGCACCTGGCACAG TCTATGGAGAATGGGCTGCACTACATGGCGGTGGCGTTTGCCATGCAGCTGGTGAAGCTGCTGttggtggatgagcgcagtgtgAGCCACATTACCGAGGCAGACTTGTTCCACACTATCGAGACTCTGATGCGAACCAGCGCCCACTCCAGGGCCAACGCACCTGAGGG GCTTCCTCAGCTGATGGACGTGGTCCGCTCCAACTACGAGGCTATGATCGACCGGGCCCACGGAGGACCCAACTTTATGATGCACTCTGGCATCTCCCAGGCATCCGAGTACGACGACCCGCCAGGCCTGAGGGAGAAGGCTGAGTACCTGCTGAGGGAATGGGTCAACCTGTACCACTCTGCAGCCGCCGGCCGGGACAGCACCAAGGCCTTCTCTGCCTTTGTGGGCCAG ATGCACCAGCAGGGCATTCTGAAGACCGATGACCTGATCACTCGTTTCTTCCGGCTGTGCACGGAGATGTGTGTAGAGATCAGCTACCGCGCCCAggccgagcagcagcacaacccTGCGGCCAGCGCCGCCATCATCAGGGCCAAGTGTTACCACAACCTGGACGCCTTTGTGCGCCTCATCGCCCTGCTGGTCAAGCACTCCGGAGAGGCCACCAACACCGTCACCAAGATCAACCTGCTCAACAAG GTTCTAGGTATTGTGGTTGGAGTGTTGATCCAGGACCATGATGTGAGACAGACTGAGTTCCAGCAGTTGCCTTACCATCGCATCTTCATCATGCTGTTGCTTGAGCTCAATGCCCCCGAGCATGTGCTGGAGACCATCAACTTCCAGACCCTCACCGCCTTCTG CAACACTTTCCACATCCTGAGGCCTACCAAAGCCCCTGGCTTTGTTTACGCTTGGCTGGAGTTGATCTCTCACCGTATCTTCATCGCCAGGATGCTGGCGCACACCCCACAGCAGAAG GGTTGGCCCATGTATGCCCAACTTCTCATTGATCTGTTCAAGTACCTGGCACCCTTCCTGAGGAATGTTGAGCTTAACAAACCTATGCAAATCCTCTACAAG GGTACCCTGCGCGTCCTTCTGGTCCTACTGCATGACTTCCCAGAGTTCCTGTGCGACTACCACTACGGCTTCTGCGACGTCATCCCGCCCAACTGCATCCAGCTCCGCAACCTGATTCTGAGTGCCTTCCCACGCAACATGAGGCTTCCAGACCCCTTCACTCCCAATCTGAAG GTTGACATGCTCAGCGAGATCAACATCGCTCCGCGCATCCTTACAAACTTCACCGGAGTGATGCCCTCTCAGTTCAAGAAGGATCTGGACTCGTACCTGAAGACACGCTCCCCCGTCACCTTCCTCTCTGAGCTCCGCAGCAATCTGCAG GTGTCAAATGAGCCAGGCAACCGTTACAACATCCAGCTGATCAACGCTCTGGTGCTGTATGTGGGAACCCAGGCCATCGCACACATCCACAACAAGGGCAGCACCCCCTCGATGAGCACCATCACTCACTCAGCCCACATGGACATCTTCCAGAACCTGGCTGTGGACCTGGACACTGAGG GGCGTTATCTCTTCCTGAATGCCATCGCCAATCAGCTGCGCTACCCAAACAGCCACACCCATTACTTCAGCTGCACCATGCTGTACCTGTTTGCTGAGGCCAACACTGAGGCAATCCAGGAGCAGATTACCAG GGTTCTTCTGGAGAGGCTGATTGTGAACAGGCCTCATCCCTGGGGACTGCTCATCACCTTCATCGAGCTCATCAAGAATCCCGCCTTCAAGTTCTGGAGCCACGACTTTGTACACTGTGCCCCAGAGATTGAGAA gttGTTCCAGTCAGTGGCTCAGTGCTGTATGGGGCAAAAGCAGGCTCAGCAGGTGATGGAGGGCACTGgtgccagttag